A genome region from Sebastes umbrosus isolate fSebUmb1 chromosome 22, fSebUmb1.pri, whole genome shotgun sequence includes the following:
- the LOC119481382 gene encoding caprin-2-like isoform X1, which produces MNFAILLIVLLFSDLILAQDVGNAAETKKPNSLLREFGAMKETLRALETRLNDSETRLKDSETRLKDSETRLTDSETRLTDSETRQKDSETRLRDSATRLTDSETRLRNSETQILELRSKESTKVIFSAATGGGNNHIGPFNTDTTLIYRTVITNIGNAYSPSTGIFVAPVAGVYYFTIFYHASGENYAHLLLYKNNNVTVWTNDHKSSFDTADNGGNAVFLQLQRGDQVFVRMAANTTVWGTDYDTTFSGFLVTQM; this is translated from the exons ATGAATTTCGCCattttattgattgttttgcTGTTCAGCGACTTGATTTTGGCTCAAGATGTTGGTAATGCTGCTGAAACAAAAAAACCAAACTCTCTTCTGAGAGAGTTTGGTGCAATGAAAGAAACACTCAGAGCTCTGGAAACCAGGCTGAACGACAGTGAAACCAGGCTGAAAGACAGTGAAACCAGACTGAAGGACAGTGAAACCAGACTGACAGACAGTGAAACCAGGCTGACAGACAGTGAAACCAGGCAGAAGGACAGTGAAACCAGACTGAGGGACAGTGCAACCAGGCTGACAGACAGTGAAACCAGGCTGAGGAACAGTGAAACCCAGATCCTGGAACTGAGGAGCAAAG aAAGTACCAAGGTGATTTTCAGTGCAGCAACAGGAGGAGGAAATAACCACATCGGACCGTTCAACACAGACACAACTTTAATCTACAGAACAGTGATAACAAACATTGGGAATGCCTACAGTCCATCCACAG GTATCTTCGTTGCACCTGTTGCAGGTGTTTATTACTTCACCATCTTCTATCATGCTTCTGGAGAAAATTATGCACATCTGTTACTGTACAAGAACAATAATGTGACAGTCTGGACCAATGATCACAAGTCATCATTTGACACAGCTGATAATGGAGGAAACGCAGTGTTCCTGCAGCTGCAGCGTGGAGACCAGGTGTTTGTGCGCATGGCTGCAAATACAACGGTTTGGGGAACTGACTACGATACAACCTTCAGTGGTTTTCTAG
- the LOC119481382 gene encoding cerebellin-1-like isoform X2 has protein sequence MNFAILLIVLLFSDLILAQDVGNAAETKKPNSLLREFGAMKETLRALETRLNDSETRLKDSETRLKDSETRLTDSETRLTDSETRQKDSETRLRDSATRLTDSETRLRNSETQILELRSKESTKVIFSAATGGGNNHIGPFNTDTTLIYRTVITNIGNAYSPSTGIFVAPVAGVYYFTIFYCAYGTNRANLSLFKNNKLIIWTGDGKSTSDPVDNGGNAVFLHLQRGDQVYVRMKADTWVWGADQHTTFSGFLVTQM, from the exons ATGAATTTCGCCattttattgattgttttgcTGTTCAGCGACTTGATTTTGGCTCAAGATGTTGGTAATGCTGCTGAAACAAAAAAACCAAACTCTCTTCTGAGAGAGTTTGGTGCAATGAAAGAAACACTCAGAGCTCTGGAAACCAGGCTGAACGACAGTGAAACCAGGCTGAAAGACAGTGAAACCAGACTGAAGGACAGTGAAACCAGACTGACAGACAGTGAAACCAGGCTGACAGACAGTGAAACCAGGCAGAAGGACAGTGAAACCAGACTGAGGGACAGTGCAACCAGGCTGACAGACAGTGAAACCAGGCTGAGGAACAGTGAAACCCAGATCCTGGAACTGAGGAGCAAAG aAAGTACCAAGGTGATTTTCAGTGCAGCAACAGGAGGAGGAAATAACCACATCGGACCGTTCAACACAGACACAACTTTAATCTACAGAACAGTGATAACAAACATTGGGAATGCCTACAGTCCATCCACAG GTATCTTCGTTGCACCTGTTGCAGGTGTTTATTACTTCACCATCTTCTATTGTGCTTATGGAACAAATCGGGCAAATCTGAGTCTGTTCAAgaacaataaactgataatctGGACCGGTGATGGCAAGTCAACATCTGACCCAGTTGATAATGGAGGAAACGCAGTGTTCCTGCATCTGCAGCGTGGAGACCAGGTGTATGTGCGCATGAAAGCAGATACATGGGTTTGGGGAGCTGACCAGCATACAACCTTCAGTGGTTTTCTAGTCACTCAAATGTGA
- the LOC119481385 gene encoding cerebellin-1-like isoform X1, with protein MNFNVLMTVLLFSDLILAQDVSNAAEAEISIETQSCNPDMCDLLREFGPMTEKLRAVETRLKDSETRMKDSDTRLKDSETRLKDSETRLRDSETRLRDSETQILELRSKESTKVIFSAATGGGLNNIGPFNTSTTLIYRTVISNIGNAYSPSTGIFVAPVAGVYYFTFFYHAGGTNQANLNLYKDNKLIVWTGDVKSTSDQTDNGGNAVFLQLQPGDQVYVRMDANSWVWGTDTHTTFSGFLVTQM; from the exons ATGAATTTCAACGTTTTAATGACTGTTTTGCTGTTCAGCGACTTGATTTTGGCTCAAGATGTTAGTAATGCTGCTGAAGCAGAAATATCTATTGAAACACAGTCATGCAATCCTGACATGTGTGATCTTCTGAGAGAGTTTGGTCCAATGACAGAAAAACTCAGAGCGGTGGAAACCAGGCTGAAGGACAGTGAAACCAGGATGAAGGACAGCGATACCAGGCTGAAGGACAGTGAAACCAGGCTGAAGGACAGTGAAACCAGACTGAGGGACAGTGAAACCAGACTGAGGGACAGTGAAACCCAGATCCTGGAACTGAGGAGCAAAG aAAGTACCAAGGTGATTTTCAGTGCAGCAACAGGAGGAGGATTAAACAACATCGGACCCTTCAACACAAGCACAACTTTAATCTACAGAACAGTGATATCAAACATTGGTAATGCCTACAGTCCATCCACAG GTATCTTCGTTGCACCTGTTGCAGGTGTTTATTACTTCACCTTCTTCTATCATGCTGGAGGAACAAATCAGGCAAATCTGAATCTGTACAAGGACAATAAACTGATAGTCTGGACCGGTGATGTCAAGTCAACATCTGACCAAACTGATAATGGAGGAAACGCAGTGTTCCTGCAGCTGCAGCCAGGAGACCAGGTCTATGTGCGCATGGATGCAAATTCATGGGTTTGGGGAACTGACACCCATACAACCTTCAGTGGTTTTCTAGTCACTCAAATGTGA
- the LOC119481385 gene encoding cerebellin-1-like isoform X2, protein MNFNVLMTVLLFSDLILAQDVSNAAEAEISIETQSCNPDMCDLLREFGPMTEKLRAVETRLKDSETRLKDSETRLRDSETRLRDSETQILELRSKESTKVIFSAATGGGLNNIGPFNTSTTLIYRTVISNIGNAYSPSTGIFVAPVAGVYYFTFFYHAGGTNQANLNLYKDNKLIVWTGDVKSTSDQTDNGGNAVFLQLQPGDQVYVRMDANSWVWGTDTHTTFSGFLVTQM, encoded by the exons ATGAATTTCAACGTTTTAATGACTGTTTTGCTGTTCAGCGACTTGATTTTGGCTCAAGATGTTAGTAATGCTGCTGAAGCAGAAATATCTATTGAAACACAGTCATGCAATCCTGACATGTGTGATCTTCTGAGAGAGTTTGGTCCAATGACAGAAAAACTCAGAGCGGTGGAAACCAG GCTGAAGGACAGTGAAACCAGGCTGAAGGACAGTGAAACCAGACTGAGGGACAGTGAAACCAGACTGAGGGACAGTGAAACCCAGATCCTGGAACTGAGGAGCAAAG aAAGTACCAAGGTGATTTTCAGTGCAGCAACAGGAGGAGGATTAAACAACATCGGACCCTTCAACACAAGCACAACTTTAATCTACAGAACAGTGATATCAAACATTGGTAATGCCTACAGTCCATCCACAG GTATCTTCGTTGCACCTGTTGCAGGTGTTTATTACTTCACCTTCTTCTATCATGCTGGAGGAACAAATCAGGCAAATCTGAATCTGTACAAGGACAATAAACTGATAGTCTGGACCGGTGATGTCAAGTCAACATCTGACCAAACTGATAATGGAGGAAACGCAGTGTTCCTGCAGCTGCAGCCAGGAGACCAGGTCTATGTGCGCATGGATGCAAATTCATGGGTTTGGGGAACTGACACCCATACAACCTTCAGTGGTTTTCTAGTCACTCAAATGTGA
- the LOC119481389 gene encoding cerebellin-1-like isoform X1: MNFAILMTVLLFSDLILAQDVGNANETEISIEIQSCNPDTCDLLREFGAMTEKLRAVETRLKDSETRLKDSETQILELRSKESTKVIFSAATGGGDKGIGPFNTDTTLIYRTVISNIGNAYSPSTGIFVAPVAGVYYFNIFYCAAGTHPANLNLYINNKPIVAAYDNKSSSDTADTGGNAVFLQLQPGDQVYVRMLVNSWVWGSDYHTTFSGFLVTQM, translated from the exons ATGAATTTCGCCATTTTAATGACTGTTTTGCTGTTCAGCGACTTGATTTTGGCTCAAGATGTTGGTAATGCTAATGAAACAGAAATATCTATTGAAATACAGTCATGCAATCCTGACACCTGTGATCTACTGAGAGAGTTTGGTGCAATGACAGAAAAACTCAGAGCTGTGGAAACCAG GCTGAAGGACAGTGAAACCAGACTGAAGGACAGTGAAACCCAGATTCTGGAACTGAGGAGTAAAG aAAGTACCAAGGTGATTTTCAGTGCagcaacaggaggaggagataaaGGCATCGGACCGTTCAACACAGACACAACTTTAATCTACAGAACAGTGATATCAAACATTGGTAATGCCTACAGTCCATCCACAG GTATCTTCGTTGCACCTGTTGCAGGTGTTTATTACTTCAACATCTTCTATTGTGCTGCTGGAACACATCCGGCAAATCTGAATCTGTACATTAACAATAAACCGATAGTCGCGGCCTATGATAACAAGTCATCATCTGACACAGCTGATACTGGAGGAAATGCAGTGTTCCTGCAGCTGCAGCCAGGAGACCAGGTGTATGTGCGCATGCTGGTAAATTCATGGGTTTGGGGATCTGACTATCATACAACCTTCAGTGGTTTTCTAGTCACTCAAATGTGA
- the LOC119481392 gene encoding complement C1q-like protein 3 yields MNFAILMTVLLFSDFILAQDVGNANETEDLVIDLRAMSKRFRAMESKLEDSETRLKDSETQILELKNKESTKVIFSAATGGGDKGIGPFNTDTTLIYRTVISNIGNAYSPSTGIFVAPVAGVYYFTIFYHSGGQYEGHLSIHNNNNVIVTASDHSSSSDTADNGGNAVFLQLQQGDQVYVRMKVNSWVWGNDHATTFSGFLVTQM; encoded by the exons ATGAATTTCGCCATTTTAATGACTGTTTTGCTGTTCAGTGACTTTATTTTGGCTCAAGATGTTGGTAATGCTAATGAAACAGAAGATCTAGTGATAGATCTTCGTGCAATGTCAAAAAGATTCAGAGCTATGGAATCCAAGCTGGAGGACAGTGAAACCAGGCTGAAGGACAGTGAAACCCAGATTCTGGAATTGAAGAATAAAG aAAGTACCAAGGTGATTTTCAGTGCagcaacaggaggaggagataaaGGCATCGGACCGTTCAACACAGACACAACTTTAATCTACAGAACAGTGATATCAAACATTGGTAATGCCTACAGTCCATCCACAG GTATCTTCGTTGCACCTGTTGCAGGTGTTTATTACTTCACCATCTTCTATCATTCTGGAGGACAATATGAGGGACATCTGTCAAtacacaataacaataatgtgATAGTCACAGCCAGTGATCACAGTTCATCATCTGACACAGCTGATAATGGAGGAAACGCCGTGTTCCTGCAGCTGCAGCAAGGAGACCAGGTCTATGTGCGCATGAAAGTTAATTCATGGGTTTGGGGAAATGACCACGCTACAACCTTCAGTGGTTTTCTAGTCACTCAAATGTGA
- the LOC119481389 gene encoding cerebellin-1-like isoform X2 yields the protein MNFAILMIVLLFSDFIFAQDVDNTDETEKPNSLLREFGAMKETLRAVETRLKDSETRLKDSETQILELRSKESTKVIFSAATGGGDKGIGPFNTDTTLIYRTVISNIGNAYSPSTGIFVAPVAGVYYFNIFYCAAGTHPANLNLYINNKPIVAAYDNKSSSDTADTGGNAVFLQLQPGDQVYVRMLVNSWVWGSDYHTTFSGFLVTQM from the exons ATGAATTTCGCCATTTTAATGATTGTTTTGCTGTtcagtgactttatttttgCCCAAGATGTTGATAATACTGATGAAACAGAAAAACCAAACTCTCTACTGAGAGAGTTTGGTGCAATGAAAGAAACACTCAGAGCTGTGGAAACCAGGCTGAAGGACAGTGAAACCAGACTGAAGGACAGTGAAACCCAGATTCTGGAACTGAGGAGTAAAG aAAGTACCAAGGTGATTTTCAGTGCagcaacaggaggaggagataaaGGCATCGGACCGTTCAACACAGACACAACTTTAATCTACAGAACAGTGATATCAAACATTGGTAATGCCTACAGTCCATCCACAG GTATCTTCGTTGCACCTGTTGCAGGTGTTTATTACTTCAACATCTTCTATTGTGCTGCTGGAACACATCCGGCAAATCTGAATCTGTACATTAACAATAAACCGATAGTCGCGGCCTATGATAACAAGTCATCATCTGACACAGCTGATACTGGAGGAAATGCAGTGTTCCTGCAGCTGCAGCCAGGAGACCAGGTGTATGTGCGCATGCTGGTAAATTCATGGGTTTGGGGATCTGACTATCATACAACCTTCAGTGGTTTTCTAGTCACTCAAATGTGA
- the LOC119481382 gene encoding complement C1q tumor necrosis factor-related protein 3-like isoform X4: MNFTILLIVLLFSDLILAQDVGNANETEISIEIQSCNPDMCGLLREFGAMTEKLRAVETRLKDSETQILELKNKESTKVIFSAATGGGLNNIGPFNTDTTLIYRTVISNIGNAYSPSTGIFVAPVAGVYYFTIFYHASGENYAHLLLYKNNNVTVWTNDHKSSFDTADNGGNAVFLQLQRGDQVFVRMAANTTVWGTDYDTTFSGFLVTQM, from the exons ATGAATTTCACCattttattgattgttttgcTGTTCAGCGACTTGATTTTGGCTCAAGATGTTGGTAATGCTAATGAAACAGAAATATCTATTGAAATACAGTCATGCAATCCTGACATGTGTGGTCTACTGAGAGAGTTTGGTGCAATGACAGAAAAACTCAGAGCTGTGGAAACCAGGCTGAAGGACAGTGAAACCCAG ATTCTGGAATTGAAGAATAAAG aAAGTACCAAGGTGATTTTCAGTGCAGCAACAGGAGGAGGATTAAACAACATCGGACCGTTCAACACAGACACAACTTTAATCTACAGAACAGTGATATCAAACATTGGTAATGCCTACAGTCCATCCACAG GTATCTTCGTTGCACCTGTTGCAGGTGTTTATTACTTCACCATCTTCTATCATGCTTCTGGAGAAAATTATGCACATCTGTTACTGTACAAGAACAATAATGTGACAGTCTGGACCAATGATCACAAGTCATCATTTGACACAGCTGATAATGGAGGAAACGCAGTGTTCCTGCAGCTGCAGCGTGGAGACCAGGTGTTTGTGCGCATGGCTGCAAATACAACGGTTTGGGGAACTGACTACGATACAACCTTCAGTGGTTTTCTAG
- the LOC119481382 gene encoding complement C1q tumor necrosis factor-related protein 3-like isoform X3 yields the protein MNFNVLMTVLLFSDLILAQDVGNAAEVKKSIETQSCNPDMCDLLREFGAMTEKLRAVESQLNDSETQILELKNKESTKVIFSAATGGGLNNIGPFNTDTTLIYRTVISNIGNAYSPSTGIFVAPVAGVYYFTIFYHASGENYAHLLLYKNNNVTVWTNDHKSSFDTADNGGNAVFLQLQRGDQVFVRMAANTTVWGTDYDTTFSGFLVTQM from the exons ATGAATTTCAACGTTTTAATGACTGTTTTGCTGTTCAGCGACTTGATTTTGGCTCAAGATGTTGGTAATGCTGCTGAAGTAAAAAAATCTATTGAAACACAGTCATGCAATCCTGACATGTGTGATCTACTGAGAGAGTTTGGTGCAATGACAGAAAAACTCAGAGCTGTGGAATCCCAGCTGAATGACAGTGAAACCCAGATTCTGGAATTGAAGAATAAAG aAAGTACCAAGGTGATTTTCAGTGCAGCAACAGGAGGAGGATTAAACAACATCGGACCGTTCAACACAGACACAACTTTAATCTACAGAACAGTGATATCAAACATTGGTAATGCCTACAGTCCATCCACAG GTATCTTCGTTGCACCTGTTGCAGGTGTTTATTACTTCACCATCTTCTATCATGCTTCTGGAGAAAATTATGCACATCTGTTACTGTACAAGAACAATAATGTGACAGTCTGGACCAATGATCACAAGTCATCATTTGACACAGCTGATAATGGAGGAAACGCAGTGTTCCTGCAGCTGCAGCGTGGAGACCAGGTGTTTGTGCGCATGGCTGCAAATACAACGGTTTGGGGAACTGACTACGATACAACCTTCAGTGGTTTTCTAG